A window from Manis javanica isolate MJ-LG chromosome 10, MJ_LKY, whole genome shotgun sequence encodes these proteins:
- the LOC108407520 gene encoding cytochrome P450 2D14 isoform X1 produces the protein MGLLSGDTLWPLAVALAIFLLLVDLMHRRTRWAPCYPPGPLPLPGLGNLLQLDFQDLPHSISQLRCSFGDVFSVQMAWKPMVVLNGLAAVREALVDCGEDTADRPPMPLTEFLGFGPHSQGVILAHYGRAWREQRRFSVSTMRNLGLGKKSLEQWVTEEASCLCAAFADHLGLPFSPSVLLNKAVSNVITSLTFGRRFEYNDLRFLKLLDLSEDVMKEGTGFLHQVMNMFPVLRHIPGLSGKVFQGQKAFLYLVDELIAENRITRDQDQPPRGLTDAFLDEVEKAKGNPKSSFSEENLRLVVADLFFAGMVTTSITLTWALLLMILHPDVQRRVQEEIDEVIGQVRRPEMQDQARMPFTMAVVHEVQRFGDIIPLNLPHMTTKDIVVQGFLIPKGTTLITNLSSVLKDETVWEKPFRFHPEHFLDAQGRFVKQEAFMPFSAGRRLCLGEPLARMELFLFFTCLLQRFSFSVPAGQPRPSDHRVTTFIVTPYPYQLCAVIR, from the exons TGGCCCTTGGCCGTGGCCCTGGCCATCTTTCTGCTCCTGGTGGACCTGATGCACCGGCGCACACGCTGGGCCCCCTGCTACCCGCCCGGCCCCTTGCCGCTGCCTGGGCTGGGCAACCTGCTGCAGCTGGACTTCCAGGACCTTCCTCACAGCATTAGCCAG TTGCGGTGCAGCTTCGGGGACGTGTTCAGTGTGCAGATGGCCTGGAAGCCCATGGTCGTGCTCAATGGACTGGCAGCTGTGCGCGAGGCACTGGTGGACTGCGGCGAGGACACAGCCGACCGCCCACCAATGCCCCTCACAGAGTTCCTGGGATTCGGGCCCCACTCCCAAG gggtGATCCTGGCCCACTACGGGCGCGCCTGGCGTGAGCAGAGGCGCTTCTCTGTGTCCACCATGCGCAACTTGGGCCTGGGCAAGAAGTCACTGGAGCAGTGGGTGACCGAGGAGGCCTCATGTCTCTGTGCCGCCTTTGCTGACCACCTTG GCCTCCCCTTTAGCCCCAGTGTGCTCCTGAATAAAGCGGTGAGCAATGTGATCACTTCGCTCACCTTCGGGCGCCGCTTCGAGTACAACGACCTGCGCTTCCTCAAGCTATTGGACCTATCAGAGGATGTAATGAAGGAGGGCACAGGATTCCTGCACCAG GTGATGAACATGTTCCCCGTGCTTCGGCACATCCCAGGGCTGTCTGGCAAGGTCTTCCAAGGTCAGAAAGCCTTCCTATACCTGGTGGATGAGTTGATTGCCGAAAATAGGATCACCCGAGACCAGGACCAGCCACCCCGAGGTCTGACTGATGCCTTCCTGGATGAGGTGGAGAAG GCCAAGGGGAACCCCAAGAGCAGCTTCAGTGAGGAGAACCTGCGCCTAGTGGTGGCTGACTTGTTCTTTGCCGGGATGGTGACCACCTCGATCACGCTGACCTGGGCCCTGCTGCTCATGATCTTGCACCCGGATGTGCAGC GCCGTGTCCAAGAGGAGATCGATGAGGTGATAGGGCAGGTGCGGCGACCGGAGATGCAGGACCAGGCACGCATGCCCTTCACCATGGCCGTGGTCCATGAGGTACAGCGCTTTGGGGACATCATCCCACTGAACTTGCCCCACATGACAACTAAGGACATTGTCGTGCAAGGCTTCCTCATCCCCAAG GGGACGACGCTCATCACCAACCTGTCGTCAGTGCTGAAGGACGAGACCGTGTGGGAGAAGCCCTTCCGCTTCCACCCCGAGCACTTCCTGGACGCCCAGGGGCGCTTCGTCAAGCAGGAGGCCTTCATGCCCTTCTCAGCAG GCCGCCGCTTGTGTCTAGGGGAGCCCCTGGCCCGCATGGAGCTGTTCCTGTTCTTCACCTGCCTCCTGCAGCGCTTCAGCTTCTCGGTGCCCGCTGGGCAGCCCCGCCCCAGCGACCACCGTGTCACTACGTTCATAGTGACCCCATACCCTTACCAGCTGTGTGCTGTGATCCGCTAG
- the LOC108407520 gene encoding cytochrome P450 2D14 isoform X2 produces the protein MGLLSGDTLWPLAVALAIFLLLVDLMHRRTRWAPCYPPGPLPLPGLGNLLQLDFQDLPHSISQLRCSFGDVFSVQMAWKPMVVLNGLAAVREALVDCGEDTADRPPMPLTEFLGFGPHSQGVILAHYGRAWREQRRFSVSTMRNLGLGKKSLEQWVTEEASCLCAAFADHLGLPFSPSVLLNKAVSNVITSLTFGRRFEYNDLRFLKLLDLSEDVMKEGTGFLHQVMNMFPVLRHIPGLSGKVFQGQKAFLYLVDELIAENRITRDQDQPPRGLTDAFLDEVEKAKGNPKSSFSEENLRLVVADLFFAGMVTTSITLTWALLLMILHPDVQRRVQEEIDEVIGQVRRPEMQDQARMPFTMAVVHEGTTLITNLSSVLKDETVWEKPFRFHPEHFLDAQGRFVKQEAFMPFSAGRRLCLGEPLARMELFLFFTCLLQRFSFSVPAGQPRPSDHRVTTFIVTPYPYQLCAVIR, from the exons TGGCCCTTGGCCGTGGCCCTGGCCATCTTTCTGCTCCTGGTGGACCTGATGCACCGGCGCACACGCTGGGCCCCCTGCTACCCGCCCGGCCCCTTGCCGCTGCCTGGGCTGGGCAACCTGCTGCAGCTGGACTTCCAGGACCTTCCTCACAGCATTAGCCAG TTGCGGTGCAGCTTCGGGGACGTGTTCAGTGTGCAGATGGCCTGGAAGCCCATGGTCGTGCTCAATGGACTGGCAGCTGTGCGCGAGGCACTGGTGGACTGCGGCGAGGACACAGCCGACCGCCCACCAATGCCCCTCACAGAGTTCCTGGGATTCGGGCCCCACTCCCAAG gggtGATCCTGGCCCACTACGGGCGCGCCTGGCGTGAGCAGAGGCGCTTCTCTGTGTCCACCATGCGCAACTTGGGCCTGGGCAAGAAGTCACTGGAGCAGTGGGTGACCGAGGAGGCCTCATGTCTCTGTGCCGCCTTTGCTGACCACCTTG GCCTCCCCTTTAGCCCCAGTGTGCTCCTGAATAAAGCGGTGAGCAATGTGATCACTTCGCTCACCTTCGGGCGCCGCTTCGAGTACAACGACCTGCGCTTCCTCAAGCTATTGGACCTATCAGAGGATGTAATGAAGGAGGGCACAGGATTCCTGCACCAG GTGATGAACATGTTCCCCGTGCTTCGGCACATCCCAGGGCTGTCTGGCAAGGTCTTCCAAGGTCAGAAAGCCTTCCTATACCTGGTGGATGAGTTGATTGCCGAAAATAGGATCACCCGAGACCAGGACCAGCCACCCCGAGGTCTGACTGATGCCTTCCTGGATGAGGTGGAGAAG GCCAAGGGGAACCCCAAGAGCAGCTTCAGTGAGGAGAACCTGCGCCTAGTGGTGGCTGACTTGTTCTTTGCCGGGATGGTGACCACCTCGATCACGCTGACCTGGGCCCTGCTGCTCATGATCTTGCACCCGGATGTGCAGC GCCGTGTCCAAGAGGAGATCGATGAGGTGATAGGGCAGGTGCGGCGACCGGAGATGCAGGACCAGGCACGCATGCCCTTCACCATGGCCGTGGTCCATGAG GGGACGACGCTCATCACCAACCTGTCGTCAGTGCTGAAGGACGAGACCGTGTGGGAGAAGCCCTTCCGCTTCCACCCCGAGCACTTCCTGGACGCCCAGGGGCGCTTCGTCAAGCAGGAGGCCTTCATGCCCTTCTCAGCAG GCCGCCGCTTGTGTCTAGGGGAGCCCCTGGCCCGCATGGAGCTGTTCCTGTTCTTCACCTGCCTCCTGCAGCGCTTCAGCTTCTCGGTGCCCGCTGGGCAGCCCCGCCCCAGCGACCACCGTGTCACTACGTTCATAGTGACCCCATACCCTTACCAGCTGTGTGCTGTGATCCGCTAG